From Helicobacter ganmani, one genomic window encodes:
- a CDS encoding YbgC/FadM family acyl-CoA thioesterase, with the protein MQIRIYYEDTDCGGIVYHTNYLKYCERARSEAFFKAKITPLQDNIGFVVKEMQIHFHHPAKLGDLLEVQTQILEQKSASVNLLQTIYLANPKIPTKIFSATITLVCMDSQSQKITRIPLWAQEVFNTLQ; encoded by the coding sequence ATGCAAATTAGAATTTATTATGAAGACACAGATTGCGGTGGGATCGTTTATCATACAAACTATTTAAAATATTGCGAACGTGCAAGAAGTGAAGCATTTTTCAAAGCCAAAATTACGCCCTTGCAAGACAACATCGGATTTGTCGTCAAAGAAATGCAAATCCACTTCCACCATCCAGCAAAACTTGGAGATTTATTAGAAGTGCAAACGCAAATTTTGGAGCAAAAATCTGCTTCTGTGAATCTTTTGCAAACAATCTATCTTGCAAATCCAAAGATTCCTACCAAAATTTTTTCTGCTACAATTACACTTGTTTGTATGGATTCTCAATCCCAAAAAATTACTAGAATCCCCTTGTGGGCGCAAGAAGTATTTAACACTCTACAATAA
- a CDS encoding HP0495 family protein: protein MEQEQKIQYPCAWHYRIIGNSKEELYLTALELIDKEFIYSPAKESSKGKYHSINIEVVVSSQEERDAIFAKLHHDARIKFVL from the coding sequence ATGGAACAAGAACAAAAAATTCAATATCCTTGCGCTTGGCATTATCGTATCATTGGGAATAGCAAAGAGGAATTATATTTGACTGCGCTTGAGCTGATAGATAAAGAGTTTATCTACTCACCCGCCAAAGAAAGTAGCAAGGGCAAATACCACAGCATTAATATAGAAGTTGTTGTCTCTAGTCAAGAGGAACGTGATGCAATCTTTGCAAAACTACATCACGATGCAAGGATTAAGTTTGTTCTCTAA
- a CDS encoding M15 family metallopeptidase, translating to MQSLQNYITMQGLSLFSKAIFLSVVLSSQILLYAESLSEIPLIFDSKAATKCLLQHYNMLESKEQNSINFRNNQTLTWNLTPNNITPLTEALQTQKLIDSFVFPYPLGSFAKKPYEDSSRIRDVLFFSTIYGANEAEVKQHLKPLVWLDDTEILFNTQNGAYDALKRVKNRLENLIESNPILKTYLQNIGGTFKWRKIANSQNLSAHSFGIAIDINVAHSRYWLWDLKKHALSTSQSVATIPLEIIEAFESENFIWGGRWWHYDTMHFEYRPEILCYTQSLWDSKQ from the coding sequence ATGCAATCTTTGCAAAACTACATCACGATGCAAGGATTAAGTTTGTTCTCTAAAGCAATCTTTCTTAGTGTTGTCTTAAGTTCTCAAATCCTACTTTACGCGGAATCTCTTTCTGAAATTCCTCTTATTTTTGATTCCAAAGCTGCGACAAAATGTTTATTGCAACATTATAATATGTTAGAAAGCAAGGAACAAAATAGTATAAACTTCCGCAACAATCAAACACTCACTTGGAATCTTACGCCTAATAATATTACTCCTTTGACAGAGGCTTTGCAAACACAAAAACTAATAGATTCTTTTGTGTTTCCTTATCCATTAGGAAGTTTCGCTAAAAAACCTTATGAAGATAGTTCTAGGATTCGTGATGTATTATTTTTTTCTACGATTTATGGGGCAAACGAAGCGGAAGTCAAACAACATTTAAAACCTCTCGTGTGGCTAGATGATACCGAAATACTTTTCAACACTCAAAATGGTGCTTATGACGCATTAAAGCGCGTCAAAAACCGCTTAGAAAACCTCATTGAATCCAACCCCATCCTTAAAACTTATTTACAAAATATCGGGGGAACTTTTAAATGGCGCAAAATCGCTAACTCTCAAAATCTAAGTGCGCATAGTTTTGGAATCGCAATAGATATTAATGTTGCCCATTCGCGTTATTGGTTATGGGACTTAAAAAAGCACGCACTTAGCACTTCGCAATCTGTCGCTACGATTCCATTAGAAATTATTGAAGCGTTTGAAAGTGAAAATTTTATTTGGGGCGGACGCTGGTGGCATTATGATACGATGCATTTTGAATATCGCCCGGAGATTTTATGTTATACTCAAAGCCTTTGGGATTCCAAACAATAA
- the fur gene encoding ferric iron uptake transcriptional regulator, whose translation MKKYKESLKTILDRLHLSIKKNNLKNSKQREFILKALYDDGGHLSPEDIFAIIRKTCTNASISSIYRILSFLEKEGFINSIEVDKSGKRYEIASGLHHDHIICVECGNIEEFCNNEIERLQVEVTNSYNAKPVGHDMLLYVVCEKCLKKVAN comes from the coding sequence ATGAAAAAATATAAAGAATCTCTTAAAACAATTTTAGATAGATTGCATTTATCTATTAAAAAAAATAATCTCAAAAATTCTAAACAACGCGAATTTATACTCAAAGCACTTTATGATGATGGTGGGCATTTAAGTCCAGAGGATATTTTTGCAATCATTCGTAAAACCTGCACTAACGCAAGTATTTCTTCTATTTATCGCATTCTTTCGTTTCTTGAAAAAGAGGGATTTATCAATTCCATTGAAGTGGATAAAAGCGGAAAGCGTTATGAAATTGCAAGCGGTTTGCACCACGACCATATTATTTGTGTAGAATGTGGCAATATTGAGGAGTTTTGTAACAATGAAATTGAAAGATTGCAAGTAGAAGTTACAAATTCTTACAATGCCAAGCCTGTGGGGCACGATATGTTGCTTTATGTGGTTTGCGAAAAATGTCTTAAAAAAGTAGCAAATTAG
- a CDS encoding DUF2325 domain-containing protein → MSVLVIGGDEITPIKAVLKNLGCESITHWDGRRESINHKDLPQNIGCLVMLTNFLNHNTMRKFRTEAKKKDIPVICAKRSVSCLYCEFMKTFGNENCPYGSF, encoded by the coding sequence ATGTCCGTTTTAGTGATTGGTGGTGATGAAATTACGCCCATTAAAGCTGTTTTAAAAAACTTAGGTTGTGAATCTATTACACATTGGGACGGCAGGCGAGAAAGTATTAACCACAAGGATTTGCCCCAAAATATTGGTTGCCTTGTAATGCTTACGAACTTTTTAAATCACAATACAATGCGAAAATTTCGCACAGAAGCTAAAAAGAAAGATATTCCTGTCATCTGTGCTAAACGAAGTGTAAGTTGTCTCTATTGTGAATTTATGAAAACATTTGGCAATGAAAATTGCCCTTATGGGAGCTTTTAA
- a CDS encoding response regulator transcription factor, with amino-acid sequence MLPALLEPLGNLTILIVEDDPVALDLLRIPLERRCRKILTAKKGEVGLKHFKNNVIDIVITDVNLEGKIDGIAMIKTMRKTNPNIPVIFMTAYSDEEKINEMIKLNACSLIKKAVDLEELFVLLLGINKQLHKEQTVDLGQGIFYRKRDKSILKGFAVFELTDRECQILDLLINADGFPVTYEEFHKKIWRGQQMTMDSLRMHVNSIRRKTYHDLIRNHSRLGYKLNRIISE; translated from the coding sequence ATGCTACCTGCCCTCCTTGAACCTCTTGGCAATTTAACGATTCTTATTGTGGAAGATGACCCAGTTGCATTAGATTTGCTAAGAATTCCATTAGAGCGTCGTTGTCGCAAGATTCTGACTGCCAAAAAAGGCGAAGTCGGCTTGAAACATTTTAAAAACAATGTGATTGATATTGTGATTACTGATGTCAATTTAGAGGGTAAAATAGACGGAATTGCTATGATTAAAACTATGCGTAAAACCAATCCAAATATTCCTGTCATTTTTATGACAGCTTATAGCGATGAAGAAAAAATCAATGAAATGATTAAACTAAATGCTTGTTCGCTTATTAAAAAGGCAGTGGATTTAGAGGAGCTCTTTGTATTATTACTAGGAATCAACAAGCAATTACACAAAGAACAAACCGTGGATTTGGGACAAGGTATCTTTTATCGCAAAAGAGATAAATCCATCTTGAAAGGCTTTGCAGTCTTTGAACTCACAGATAGAGAATGCCAAATCTTAGATTTGCTTATTAATGCAGATGGCTTTCCCGTAACCTATGAGGAATTTCATAAAAAAATTTGGAGAGGGCAGCAAATGACAATGGATTCTTTGCGTATGCACGTCAATAGCATTCGTCGCAAGACTTATCACGACCTCATTCGCAACCATTCCCGCTTGGGCTACAAACTCAATCGCATTATTTCAGAATAA
- a CDS encoding DUF5131 family protein, which produces MRYPKLPFFDTPLEIAYNPWHGCVRVSEGCRNCYVFAIDSIAGKNAKELHKTRNFHLPIAKRHNGSYKIPSHSKIWLCFSSDFLLESADKWRDSVWRMIAERKDCTFIFFTKRIARFRECIPSDWGRGYPNVIVGCSVESQKEANARLPLFLESPILMRWIICAPLLEIIDLTPFLDSSKIAEISVGGESGLNARVCDFAWVVSLQQQAKLAGIKFCFHQTGANFIKDSKLYRIPKKLQRIQAQKANLDWNPRFGLF; this is translated from the coding sequence ATGCGTTATCCTAAACTCCCATTCTTTGATACGCCCTTAGAGATTGCCTACAACCCTTGGCACGGCTGTGTGCGTGTGAGTGAGGGTTGTAGGAATTGTTATGTTTTTGCAATAGATTCTATTGCTGGAAAAAATGCTAAGGAGCTTCATAAAACGCGCAATTTTCATTTGCCGATTGCTAAAAGACACAATGGAAGCTATAAGATTCCAAGTCATTCAAAAATTTGGTTATGTTTTAGCAGTGATTTTTTGTTAGAAAGTGCTGATAAATGGAGGGATTCCGTATGGAGAATGATTGCAGAGCGCAAGGATTGCACCTTTATCTTTTTTACTAAACGCATTGCAAGATTTAGAGAATGTATCCCTAGTGATTGGGGCAGGGGGTATCCTAATGTGATTGTGGGTTGCAGTGTGGAATCCCAAAAGGAAGCTAATGCGAGATTGCCTCTATTTTTGGAATCGCCTATTTTAATGCGTTGGATTATTTGCGCACCACTTTTAGAAATTATTGACTTAACGCCTTTTTTGGATTCTAGCAAGATTGCAGAAATTAGTGTGGGTGGCGAATCGGGATTGAATGCTAGAGTATGTGATTTTGCTTGGGTAGTTTCTTTGCAACAACAAGCAAAACTTGCAGGAATAAAATTTTGCTTTCATCAAACAGGAGCGAACTTTATTAAGGATTCCAAGCTTTATAGGATTCCAAAGAAGCTGCAAAGAATCCAAGCGCAAAAGGCGAATCTTGATTGGAATCCTAGATTTGGATTATTCTGA
- a CDS encoding OmpA/MotB family protein translates to MDNSSNSSENSGEYWLTISDLMSGLMVVFLFISMAFMRYKESENDKIKNIAITYEKNQTAIHKALHEEFKLDLKKWNASINGETLSFEFNSPEVLFKTGSSEINRHFQQILSDFIPRFLKTLEQFNPSIQEVRIEGHTSSEWQQEKNQNTAYFKNMQLSQERTLSILKYSYYIPQVSIKQKEWIKSNLVAVGFSSSKIIVDLNGIEDKKRSRRVTFRIITNADSEIRKILTGI, encoded by the coding sequence ATGGATAATTCTTCAAACTCTAGCGAAAACAGCGGAGAATATTGGCTTACCATATCGGATTTAATGTCTGGGCTTATGGTGGTATTTCTGTTTATTTCTATGGCATTTATGCGATATAAAGAAAGCGAAAATGACAAAATTAAAAATATAGCCATTACCTATGAAAAAAACCAAACAGCAATCCATAAAGCACTCCACGAGGAATTTAAGTTGGATTTAAAGAAATGGAACGCTTCTATCAATGGCGAAACTTTATCTTTTGAATTTAATTCCCCTGAAGTGCTTTTTAAAACAGGAAGCAGTGAGATAAATCGTCATTTCCAACAAATTCTATCAGACTTTATCCCTCGTTTTTTAAAAACTTTGGAGCAATTCAATCCAAGTATTCAAGAAGTGCGCATAGAGGGACATACCTCATCAGAATGGCAGCAAGAAAAAAATCAAAACACTGCGTATTTTAAAAATATGCAACTCTCTCAAGAGAGAACTTTGAGCATTTTAAAATATTCCTACTATATCCCGCAAGTATCCATAAAGCAAAAAGAATGGATAAAATCAAACCTTGTTGCTGTGGGCTTTTCATCATCAAAAATAATCGTTGATTTAAACGGAATAGAGGATAAGAAACGCTCAAGGAGAGTTACTTTTCGTATCATCACTAATGCAGATAGCGAAATCAGAAAAATTCTAACAGGGATTTAA
- a CDS encoding HNH endonuclease signature motif containing protein codes for MFSKTKNIIQKLVKITDTIQITPEKMDYEKLKILEQLEIGKEIELEWIHQTSNGLLSYKGFQVLLYIPDHTSKFHSPLQELIKYPEKCNKFHIANCEKLQEMSRNKRYNRYIATIDTSGQFIIDGKDRGMITEARVVLRVCKYCLNFINYQNYANSSPNHKKDIFDSFDIKEFLATYETHFEQLPKQTKYKPSYANNWNQVSENYRKNKDYVCEICGVDLSQYKYLLQVHHKNGVKSDNSYSNLIALCAVCHRSQPNHQHLYVSPQDTKKIENLRKHSATPIIELDDDEIPF; via the coding sequence ATGTTTTCAAAAACAAAAAATATAATCCAGAAACTTGTAAAAATAACCGACACGATTCAGATTACACCCGAAAAAATGGATTATGAGAAGCTAAAAATATTAGAGCAACTAGAGATTGGAAAGGAAATTGAACTTGAATGGATACATCAAACTAGCAATGGGCTTTTAAGCTATAAAGGTTTTCAAGTCTTACTCTATATTCCAGACCATACTTCAAAATTTCATTCTCCACTGCAAGAATTAATAAAGTATCCAGAAAAATGCAACAAATTCCACATTGCAAATTGTGAAAAATTACAAGAAATGAGTCGCAACAAAAGATACAACAGATACATAGCCACCATAGATACAAGCGGACAATTCATTATAGATGGCAAAGATAGAGGAATGATTACAGAGGCAAGAGTTGTTTTAAGGGTTTGTAAGTATTGTCTAAATTTTATTAATTACCAAAATTACGCCAATAGCAGCCCAAATCACAAAAAAGATATATTTGATTCCTTTGACATCAAAGAATTTCTAGCCACTTATGAAACACATTTTGAACAACTGCCAAAACAAACAAAATACAAGCCAAGCTATGCAAATAATTGGAATCAAGTTTCTGAAAATTATAGAAAAAATAAAGATTATGTTTGTGAGATTTGCGGAGTAGATTTGTCGCAATATAAATATTTATTACAAGTACATCACAAAAATGGCGTAAAGAGCGACAATTCCTATTCAAATCTAATAGCACTCTGTGCAGTCTGCCACAGAAGCCAACCCAATCATCAGCATTTGTATGTTAGCCCACAGGATACTAAAAAGATAGAAAATTTAAGAAAACATAGCGCAACACCCATTATAGAGCTAGATGATGATGAGATTCCTTTTTAG
- the flgK gene encoding flagellar hook-associated protein FlgK produces MGGLLSSLNTPYTGLTGHQVMVDTTSNNIANANNEFYSRQIVRSAAETPLWKQNYALGQGLDIMTVERVHDEYTFMRYKKATSEKTYYDTSFAGLREASSYYPEIDGVGIYNDLQNYFNAWKDLATKAGDPAQKIALAEQANTLSKNIQETRNSLVYLQQRLNDEVKVAVEEVNRLAEQIAMINKQINEYENQDLYRKANDLRDLRDQYEFEINNLIGCEVFKQEVKGSACVNKNIADFDEDYTLTIGGRSIVDGESWHPLTLDNSQNESGIYTIKYLRRDHKEYNLTNTLNEGKVGALLDLIRTEEVFTCQGTLGKLQVYINDLDTFANGIIEATNNIYAQCSQLGARSDKLYINTQDALTTSGYNIREGSFKVVMYDKQGNELGAREVKIDNLTNMQSIIDQLNANLDDNLDGNALNDFDDRFQATYNSDTQTFAITSKNPSEEIYISIQDNGTNFAGAFGVNRFFDGNDASNIELARAYRDDPTLIRAYREAVNGNFEVANMMQQLQYDKITFTDVYDREERQETISGYFRYIASKVASQTEGTQITQETKEAVYNSIKKEYKTISEVSIDDEMVNLIKFQTGYSANAKMISAIDEMITTLLGIKQ; encoded by the coding sequence ATGGGAGGATTGCTTTCATCATTAAATACTCCATACACAGGCTTGACTGGGCATCAAGTGATGGTGGATACAACAAGTAATAATATTGCAAATGCGAATAATGAATTTTATTCTAGGCAAATCGTCAGAAGTGCCGCAGAGACTCCACTTTGGAAACAAAACTATGCTTTAGGGCAAGGGCTTGATATTATGACGGTGGAGCGTGTACACGATGAATATACTTTTATGCGTTACAAAAAAGCCACTTCAGAAAAAACCTATTACGATACAAGTTTCGCAGGACTTAGAGAAGCCTCTTCGTATTATCCGGAGATTGACGGGGTAGGAATCTACAATGATTTACAAAACTACTTTAATGCTTGGAAAGATTTAGCTACTAAAGCAGGAGACCCAGCACAAAAAATTGCATTAGCAGAGCAGGCAAATACACTTTCTAAAAATATTCAAGAAACACGTAATTCCTTAGTATATTTGCAACAACGTTTAAATGACGAAGTCAAAGTTGCTGTAGAGGAAGTGAATCGCTTAGCAGAACAAATCGCAATGATTAATAAACAAATCAATGAATATGAAAATCAAGATTTATACAGAAAAGCAAATGATTTGCGTGATTTGCGCGACCAATATGAGTTTGAAATTAACAATCTTATCGGTTGCGAAGTTTTCAAGCAAGAAGTCAAAGGGAGTGCGTGTGTGAATAAAAATATCGCAGATTTTGACGAGGATTATACATTGACCATCGGTGGAAGGTCTATTGTAGATGGAGAATCTTGGCATCCTTTGACTTTGGATAATTCTCAAAATGAAAGCGGAATCTATACGATTAAATATCTGCGCAGGGACCACAAAGAATATAATTTAACCAATACTCTAAATGAAGGAAAAGTTGGGGCATTGTTGGATTTGATTCGCACCGAAGAGGTTTTTACTTGTCAAGGAACTTTGGGAAAATTGCAAGTGTATATCAATGATTTGGATACTTTTGCAAATGGAATCATTGAAGCAACGAATAATATTTATGCGCAATGCTCACAATTAGGAGCGCGTAGTGATAAGCTTTATATTAATACACAAGATGCGCTAACAACAAGCGGTTATAATATCCGCGAGGGAAGTTTCAAGGTTGTAATGTATGATAAACAAGGAAATGAATTGGGTGCGCGTGAGGTTAAAATAGACAATCTTACCAATATGCAAAGCATTATTGACCAGCTTAATGCGAATCTTGATGATAATTTAGATGGCAATGCTCTGAACGACTTTGATGACCGATTCCAAGCAACTTACAATAGTGACACGCAAACTTTTGCGATTACTTCTAAGAATCCCAGCGAGGAAATTTATATTTCTATTCAAGACAATGGCACAAATTTTGCTGGTGCATTTGGCGTCAATCGTTTTTTTGATGGAAATGACGCGAGTAATATAGAGCTTGCGAGAGCTTATCGTGATGACCCGACTTTGATTCGTGCGTATCGTGAAGCAGTCAATGGTAACTTTGAAGTTGCAAATATGATGCAACAATTACAATACGACAAAATTACTTTTACAGATGTCTATGATAGAGAGGAGCGACAAGAAACGATTAGCGGATATTTTCGCTATATTGCAAGCAAGGTTGCTTCACAAACAGAGGGAACACAAATAACGCAAGAAACCAAAGAAGCGGTGTATAATTCAATCAAGAAAGAATACAAAACCATTTCAGAGGTTTCCATAGATGATGAAATGGTAAATCTCATCAAATTTCAAACAGGTTATAGCGCAAATGCGAAAATGATTTCGGCTATTGATGAGATGATTACCACGCTTTTAGGTATTAAGCAATAG
- a CDS encoding flagellar biosynthesis anti-sigma factor FlgM — MISHLMSNSVFSNAMNQANNKNTLQINNARNESVNEKPQAEKTAKTSSTRLDEIKAAIKDGTYKLDLKGSAQKLAQELLR, encoded by the coding sequence ATGATTAGTCATTTGATGAGTAATTCGGTTTTTTCAAATGCAATGAATCAAGCGAATAATAAAAATACTTTGCAGATTAATAATGCAAGAAATGAATCAGTCAATGAAAAACCACAGGCAGAAAAAACTGCAAAAACCTCTAGCACTAGACTAGATGAAATTAAAGCCGCTATTAAAGATGGCACTTATAAATTAGATTTAAAGGGGAGTGCGCAAAAGTTGGCACAAGAATTGCTTAGATAA
- a CDS encoding peptidoglycan DD-metalloendopeptidase family protein: MRLFKILKSTFFKHSLKTFCLFGAFGSICANAANIQESQWEQGQTLLTFFEKNRIPLKVYYDLAPEDKELADEIISGSTFYALYEDSTLLQALIPINENSQLHIFKEKDSYGMRAIPVAYFTEERTIALSVENSLYNDIVKLTGDKFLANDFIQAHKGSVDFRREVRKNDKLAIIYERKYRLGKNFGSPNIKASILNVGKRHQYVVRHEDGQFYDLKGNNLSKYLLTVPLHYKRISSHFSMGRKHPILGYKRPHLGTDYAAPRHTPIRASGKGRVIFAGTKGGYGKTVIIQHENGYKTLYAHMQKIDRKIRAGVSVAQGKQIGTVGSTGLSTGPHLHFGLYKNGNAVNPIKHLKIAHSKLKGKEKEEFLMLAKNYQQALNTALTQGIDNQTPFRKIQNGYIVYLNSEDKNLN, encoded by the coding sequence ATGCGACTTTTTAAAATTCTTAAATCAACATTCTTTAAACATTCTTTAAAAACCTTTTGTCTTTTTGGTGCATTTGGGTCTATTTGTGCCAATGCTGCAAATATTCAAGAATCCCAATGGGAACAAGGTCAAACACTGCTCACATTTTTTGAAAAAAACAGAATCCCTTTAAAAGTTTATTATGATTTAGCTCCAGAGGATAAAGAACTCGCCGATGAAATTATCAGCGGTAGCACATTTTATGCGCTTTACGAAGATTCCACTTTACTGCAAGCTTTAATCCCTATCAATGAAAATTCACAACTACACATTTTCAAAGAAAAAGATTCTTATGGCATGCGAGCAATTCCTGTGGCTTATTTCACAGAAGAACGAACAATTGCTCTTTCTGTTGAAAATTCACTTTATAACGATATCGTCAAACTCACAGGGGATAAATTTTTGGCAAATGATTTTATCCAAGCCCACAAAGGAAGCGTAGATTTTCGTCGCGAAGTGCGTAAAAATGACAAATTAGCTATCATTTATGAACGCAAATATCGTTTGGGTAAGAACTTTGGCTCACCTAATATTAAAGCGTCCATTTTAAATGTTGGCAAGCGACATCAATATGTTGTGCGTCACGAAGATGGACAATTTTACGACTTAAAAGGCAATAATTTAAGCAAATATTTACTCACAGTGCCACTTCATTATAAACGTATTTCTTCCCATTTTTCTATGGGACGCAAACACCCAATTCTTGGATATAAACGCCCGCATTTAGGGACAGATTATGCTGCGCCTCGTCATACCCCTATCCGTGCATCAGGGAAAGGTAGAGTAATTTTTGCAGGTACAAAAGGTGGCTATGGCAAAACCGTAATTATTCAGCACGAAAATGGCTATAAAACACTCTATGCACATATGCAAAAAATTGACCGTAAGATTCGAGCAGGAGTAAGCGTTGCACAAGGCAAACAAATCGGCACAGTAGGCAGCACAGGACTTAGCACAGGACCACATTTACATTTTGGACTTTACAAAAATGGCAATGCAGTTAATCCAATCAAACACTTAAAAATTGCACATTCTAAACTTAAAGGCAAAGAAAAAGAGGAATTTTTAATGCTTGCCAAAAATTACCAACAAGCTCTCAACACGGCTCTTACTCAAGGAATTGACAATCAAACGCCATTTAGAAAAATCCAAAATGGCTACATTGTCTATCTTAATTCAGAGGATAAGAATTTAAACTGA
- a CDS encoding NUDIX hydrolase: MALKEISNIRFCSCHDSQYIKPKRMLFCENGKERSWDIIEAHDSVAILLYHQPKDSFVMVKQFRPAVYLKESTRKTPNLKVELGYTFELCAGITDKAGKSLKKIAQEEILEECGYEIPLENIHKITEFYSSVGFAGSKQTLFFATIDESCRQNQGGGIDDENIEVVFIPKTEAYDFILNESYPKTSGVMFAFLWFFKNFEGC, from the coding sequence ATGGCACTCAAAGAGATTTCTAATATTCGCTTTTGCAGCTGCCACGATTCGCAATATATTAAGCCTAAACGAATGCTCTTTTGCGAAAATGGTAAAGAACGGAGTTGGGATATTATCGAAGCACACGATAGCGTAGCGATTCTGCTTTATCATCAACCAAAAGATTCTTTTGTGATGGTGAAACAATTTCGCCCTGCCGTGTATCTCAAAGAAAGCACCCGCAAAACACCGAATCTCAAAGTGGAATTAGGTTATACCTTTGAACTTTGTGCTGGGATTACAGACAAAGCGGGAAAATCCCTTAAAAAAATCGCACAAGAGGAAATCCTAGAGGAATGCGGTTATGAGATTCCATTAGAAAATATCCACAAAATTACAGAATTTTATAGCTCTGTTGGATTTGCAGGCAGCAAACAAACGCTTTTTTTTGCCACAATTGATGAATCGTGTCGTCAAAATCAAGGAGGTGGTATAGATGATGAAAATATTGAGGTTGTTTTCATTCCAAAAACAGAAGCTTATGATTTTATTTTGAACGAATCTTACCCTAAAACCTCTGGTGTAATGTTCGCATTTCTTTGGTTTTTTAAAAATTTTGAGGGTTGTTAA
- a CDS encoding coiled-coil domain-containing protein → MQNLSALQELTKKLNEIKESWQIYTIFEAEKKRFNEEFDALKKDKESLMESFNEISAKNALLLADNKELEQRNKSLTNEIAIKEQQLESLNQSHPLAPDTLKSKTLDLAALETQYQNLKKSLESTEKFLKNTSLVRPKALEKLEISYQKHQRLLANPAKEYVPLESATLLFDTLTKIQSQLKTLLLENSKLESEIQHLQDNSSKSVQTQPNQPPRDSDESSHNS, encoded by the coding sequence ATGCAAAATCTTTCTGCACTCCAAGAACTCACCAAAAAACTAAATGAAATCAAGGAATCTTGGCAAATTTATACTATTTTTGAGGCAGAAAAAAAACGTTTTAATGAAGAATTTGATGCACTCAAAAAGGACAAAGAATCCTTAATGGAATCTTTCAACGAAATATCCGCCAAAAATGCGTTGCTCTTAGCAGATAACAAAGAGCTAGAGCAAAGAAATAAATCCTTAACAAATGAAATTGCTATCAAAGAGCAACAACTTGAATCTCTAAACCAATCCCACCCTTTAGCACCTGATACTTTAAAATCCAAAACATTGGATTTGGCAGCCTTAGAAACACAATATCAAAATCTTAAAAAATCTTTAGAATCTACAGAAAAATTTTTAAAAAATACTTCCCTTGTGCGCCCAAAAGCCTTAGAAAAATTAGAGATTTCCTATCAAAAACATCAACGGCTACTTGCCAACCCCGCCAAAGAATATGTTCCTTTGGAATCCGCCACTTTGCTTTTTGATACCCTAACCAAAATACAATCCCAACTCAAAACGCTTCTTTTGGAAAACTCAAAGCTAGAATCTGAAATCCAGCATTTACAAGATAATTCAAGCAAATCAGTGCAAACCCAACCCAATCAACCCCCCAGAGATTCTGACGAATCCTCGCACAATTCGTAA